Below is a window of Gemmatimonadales bacterium DNA.
TTGGGTGGCGATACGATGAGCGCCCGCTGCCCGAGCCCGAACGGGCAGACCAGGTCCACGGCGCGCTGGATATCTGCGGTGCGCGCACTGGAGGCGCGCTCCGTCTCGAGCCTGAGCAGACGCGCCGGATGCACCGCCCCGAGGCTGGTGAACTCGGGGCGCGCTTCGAGGTTCTCGGGCGGCAGGCCGTTGACCGATCTCACGCGCCCGTCTTCCAGCACGACGAGGTCGCCGCGGCGCAGCCCCGGAAGGCGCAGTCCGGGGTCGCTCGTGGCCGGGAGGTAGCCGTGCGCCGCCAGGCGCAGCGCGCCACCTCGTGGGGTAGGGTCGTACCAGCCGGTGATGGAAGGCATGCACGCTTGCCGCACGAAAGATAGGCCGAGACCCGTCAACCACCAGCGGGGCGCGATGCCGCTTCTCGTCCGTGCGTCCTTGACGCGCCCACGTCCCGCCCAGATACTCGGACCGCTACCGACTCCGAGGTCGCATGCGCGCTCATGGCAGCGCCGGACATGCGGCGGTGACGGCGGAGCACGGATCGAGGGCAGATGAGCACGAGTCCGAACCTGAATCCGGCCGTGGGACCCAACCCGAGTCCGAGCGCCGGTCCCGCCACGCTCTTCTCGCTGGAGCGGAAGCGGGCGCTGGTGACCGGTGCGAGCCGGGGGCTCGGCCGGGCCATGGCCGCGGCGCTGGCGTCGGCCGGCGCGGACGTGGTCTGCGCGGCCTCGCGCCCGGGCGGGGCTGCCGAGACCGCCGCGGCCATCGAGCGTACCGGCCGGCGTGCCTGGGCAGTATCGGCCGACCTGGCCGACCGCGACGCGCTCAACGCCATGGCGGACGAGGCCGAGCGCGTGGCGGGTGGCATCGACATCCTGGTCAACAACGCGGGCACGATCCGCCGGCACCCGGCCGTGGAGTACCCGGCCGCGGACTGGGACGCGGTGCTGCGCACCAACCTGGACGCGGTCTTCCTCCTGGCGCAGCGGTTCGGCCGCGCCATGGTGGAGCGCGGCGGGGGCAAGATCGTCAACGTCGCGTCCCTGCTGTCCTTCAGCGGCGGGATCACCATCGCCGCCTACACGGCCAGCAAGCACGCGGTGGCCGGGCTGACCAAGGCACTGGCCAACGAGTGGGCGGGCCACAACGTGCAGGTGAACGCGATCGCCCCCGGCTACTTCCGCACCGACAACACCCGGGCGCTGCAGGACGATCCGGTGCGCTCGGCCGAGATCTCGGCCCGCATCCCGGCGGGCCGGTGGGGCGTGCCGGCGGACCTCGCGGGCGCGGTGGTCTTCCTCGCCTCCCGCGCGAGCGACTACGTGAACGGCCACGTATTGGTGGTGGACGGCGGCTGGATGGCCCGGTGACCCAGGAGACGCCACGGATGAGCATGCACTACTTGCCCTCTCCGGCCGAGACCCGGCGCCTGTCCACGGAGGAGCTGCGCGCGGCGTTTCTCGTCCAGGGTCTGTTCCGGCCGGGCGCGGCGACCATCCGTTTCTTCGACCTGGACCGGGTCGCCCTGGGCGGCGTGGTGCCGGCCCGCGCGCCGCTCGCGCTGCCGAATCCGCCGGAGCTGGCGGCGGAGTTCTTCCTCGAGCGGCGGGAGCTGGGCGTCGTCAACGTCGGGGGTGCCGGCAGCGTCCGGGTGGACGGCGCGGTCAGCCGGCTGGGCACCCGGGACGCCCTGTTCGTGGGACGCGGGCGCCGTCAGGTGGAGTTCTCGAGCGACGATCCGGCGCGGCCGGCGCGCTACTACCTGGTGAGCTACCCGGCGCACGCCGCCTTTCCCACCGCACACGTGACCCCGGCCCAGGCGGAGGCAGCCGAGCTGGGAACCCCGGACGGCGCCAACCGGCGGGTGCTGCGGCGCTACTTCCACCCGGAGGGCGTGCCCACCGCGCAACTGGTGATGGGCGTGACCGACCTCGAAGCGGGCAGCGTGTGGAACACGATGCCGGCGCACACCCACGCGCGGCGCACCGAGGTCTACCTGTACTTCGATCTTCCCGCCGACGGCTTCGTCATCCACCTGATGGGGGAGCCCGGCGAGACGCGGCACCTCGTGGTGCGCGAAGGCGAAGCCGTGCTGTCGCCGGGCTGGTCCGTCCACGCCGGCGTCGGCAGCGCGCGCTACGCCTTCTGCTGGGCGATGGGCGGCGAGAACCAGGCGTTCGGGGACATGCAGGGCGTGCCGCCGGGCGAGCTGCGGTAGGGGTGACTCCCATGGAGCGAGCCTGGATCCCGGGCGCCGCGGCGTGGACGGCGGCAGCCGTGGCGCTGATGGCCGCGGCTCCGCGCGCCTCCGGGCAGCGTCCGACGGGGCAGGCGACGCCCTCCGTGCTCGTGCGGGCGGAGAACCCGCTGGGGTTCCAGCGGCCGGACGAGGTGATCGAGCTGTCGTGGGCGACGCTGCAGCAGCGTCTCCCCGGGCTGGACACGGCGCGGGTGCGGGCGACGGACGCCGCCTCCGGCGCGGAGCTGCCCACCCAGGCGCTCGACAGCGACGGCGACGGCAGGATCGACCAGCTGCTGGTGCTCGTCGATTTCCCGGCGGGCCAGGTGCGACGGCTGCGGATCGAGCCGCTCGCGCCGGCAACGCGCGTCCAGCGGCGAGCCTACGCCCGGCACATCGAGGACCGGGACGACGTCGCCTGGGAAAGCGACCGCATTGCCTATCGCATCTACGGCCAGGGCCTGTGGAAGCAGGAGAACCTGCACAGCAGCGGCATCGACGTGTGGGTCAAGCGCACCCGCGACCTGATCGTGGACCGCTGGTACGCCAGGGGCCACGACAGCTACCACCGGGACACCGGCGAAGGTGCCGACTTCTACACGGTGGGCGCGTCGCTGGGCGCGGGCGGCGACGGCATCTGGAAGGGCGACCGGCTCTACCGGGCGGAGAACTTCCGATCGTGGCGGATCCTGGCTGCCGGGCCGCTGCGGGCGATCTTCGAGCTCAGCTACGACCCCTTCGACGCGGGCGGTCTCAGGGTCTGGGAGACCCGGCGCTTCGTGATGGACGCCGGGCAGAACCTGTTCCGCGTGGAGACCACGTTCCACACCGACACGGCAGACAGCGGCGCGCCGCTGACCTACGCCGTCGGATTCGTCAAGCACGCCGAGGGGCAGGTGGCGTCCAGCAGCTGGACCGCCGGTGGCCGCATGTGGCTGGCCACCTGGCAGCCGGTGGAGCGGGCGAACGGCGGCCACGGCGACCTGGGGCTGGGCGTGCTGCTCGACCGGGCCGCTCTGGTCGGGCTGAGGGAGACCGACGACCACGTGCTCGCCATCGCGATGGCGCGTCCGGGGCTGCCGGTGGTGCGCTACGTCGGCGCGGGCTGGACGGCGAGCGGCGACTTCACCGACGTACGGAGCTGGTGGCGGGCGCTGGACGTGCTCGCCGCGCGGCTGGCGTCGCCGATCGAGGTCACCGTGCTCGACTCCACGGCGGTCTCCGGCGCGCGGTGAGCGGCGCGCTCCGGAGGCCGGCCTACTCGTACCGCAGGGCGACCATCGGATCGATCCGCGCGGCGCGCCGGGCGGGCAGCCAGCTCGCGCCGAGGGCCACGCCCTAGCCGCGCACGCCCACCATCAGGTCCGCCGGTCCCTGCAGCCGGATGCGGCGCACTCCGCCGAAGCCCGCCGCCGCGAGCCAGGCGGCATACTCGGCCTCGGTGTAGGTGCTCCCCGCCTCCGTTCCCACCAGCATGTTGAT
It encodes the following:
- the kduI gene encoding 5-dehydro-4-deoxy-D-glucuronate isomerase, with amino-acid sequence MSMHYLPSPAETRRLSTEELRAAFLVQGLFRPGAATIRFFDLDRVALGGVVPARAPLALPNPPELAAEFFLERRELGVVNVGGAGSVRVDGAVSRLGTRDALFVGRGRRQVEFSSDDPARPARYYLVSYPAHAAFPTAHVTPAQAEAAELGTPDGANRRVLRRYFHPEGVPTAQLVMGVTDLEAGSVWNTMPAHTHARRTEVYLYFDLPADGFVIHLMGEPGETRHLVVREGEAVLSPGWSVHAGVGSARYAFCWAMGGENQAFGDMQGVPPGELR
- the kduD gene encoding 2-dehydro-3-deoxy-D-gluconate 5-dehydrogenase KduD; the protein is MSTSPNLNPAVGPNPSPSAGPATLFSLERKRALVTGASRGLGRAMAAALASAGADVVCAASRPGGAAETAAAIERTGRRAWAVSADLADRDALNAMADEAERVAGGIDILVNNAGTIRRHPAVEYPAADWDAVLRTNLDAVFLLAQRFGRAMVERGGGKIVNVASLLSFSGGITIAAYTASKHAVAGLTKALANEWAGHNVQVNAIAPGYFRTDNTRALQDDPVRSAEISARIPAGRWGVPADLAGAVVFLASRASDYVNGHVLVVDGGWMAR
- a CDS encoding DUF4861 domain-containing protein, with protein sequence MERAWIPGAAAWTAAAVALMAAAPRASGQRPTGQATPSVLVRAENPLGFQRPDEVIELSWATLQQRLPGLDTARVRATDAASGAELPTQALDSDGDGRIDQLLVLVDFPAGQVRRLRIEPLAPATRVQRRAYARHIEDRDDVAWESDRIAYRIYGQGLWKQENLHSSGIDVWVKRTRDLIVDRWYARGHDSYHRDTGEGADFYTVGASLGAGGDGIWKGDRLYRAENFRSWRILAAGPLRAIFELSYDPFDAGGLRVWETRRFVMDAGQNLFRVETTFHTDTADSGAPLTYAVGFVKHAEGQVASSSWTAGGRMWLATWQPVERANGGHGDLGLGVLLDRAALVGLRETDDHVLAIAMARPGLPVVRYVGAGWTASGDFTDVRSWWRALDVLAARLASPIEVTVLDSTAVSGAR